A single genomic interval of Heteronotia binoei isolate CCM8104 ecotype False Entrance Well chromosome 11, APGP_CSIRO_Hbin_v1, whole genome shotgun sequence harbors:
- the PRR14L gene encoding protein PRR14L isoform X1: MAKVEVSETSTLLSHKPVNVMDNATSEEHLQKVNKHQALTACTVLSATLGACVLSGSEGVGETLFSYHKAANTTLNNSLPFQPDEKNFHNNISVPVSESLVATDDQLSDMSLEASSLHFKSCLEFGSVLWEENLNISEVICEMQESCPVGKEDSLKSKTSTKTTELLEEWAPDINMKKAASPVWSSEDLSSDDEQEMAICMDHSYSSIYKESSECQASEEHLENDITPVLSETDSTQKEADQLCAFLNDVCMSTKVEENSLFLVEASNIICKQETSSNLQDISIESINSVPICHDSLGDDTKLCREGLPKIESNSDTRKGILNCALATHLHIANATSTVDTDLIIDEENHERSQISSEHSCTQQANVTLSSTELLDNLPGEGFPGLCAKLLSGSTDCLLHHRRKLASANQKCGSCILTSVPGMLNDAEKRATDVAARTNTEEVDRLEMSCASIPIRTAGLLEEYDVKGCDSPSNENSWVHLDGTDGSLDSVCSMGVSSAGLPQADTLKLSAEVENQRAEDGDEDGGSGINAEEILNIDTSVYPPHTNIEQELIKASLDMKDSVEMMENFKGCEYCLGNNMTEKSTGGRGLDKIVCPLKFHSFTKGESQEELEKYQTHPSSFSDVSSLKMDLISNHPYCTKQQDHPILEKNPGLHRMRVQALVCQDYHVNNLDSFNQKNVTPQEMRVLACQQYVFVNSKKQMEDSTVQTVNHSLEETQRSVICSQDESVYPKTDQNLTPQTHPVLLIKNGVQETFQSSMRGNRLCYKKPSKLINNPLKEGLIELNHTGMFLERLGHAFERLKSSRFVHQRGHQKATEFCSALRSVRRRSFQMRNKYFLKFRSKPRLLPNHISFLLNSLMFTTAAGQRTMEGVCSKLFKDSFICISFGVQPIQNLAACLPGKDKPPTSLFLNVFDSSAAAASLERKADDHIFSEDGKSCCSLRGVVYVGSPPGSKGILVSTVHSMPDVEVMDEILSITSCGPEPSKKSRPSSDNNQRQHSLINEKTKIPIHLHSKGSFRALLDLLLVGKEEIIIPFKSAIHTRSPFFHPLECISELSLNEGHTYAKDPSKPAVVKQHVLQPKDVFPSMTPRILCSNVPCPSLSDSLFKALAKWFSITQRNLQSTEILARVQRKPLDYLVNIGIETPINKVTSETGNFPTFMKRTVQEEMERSSAEYTIFSDAVSQQWGAKYRREAENLFRQRSIGMEYPIASSCNKGVALSAGKPEDPTWTLMVENIVEYSEKKHACCTLRDLKRPKRFRDLIGLEYVKAKDSEARSLSFRNYSQQSANISIPVAPIFCTLPQAFSFWHGRNQVTFESAHKVRQSLPLSRRSGSICKKDRMQGHFKVRRKRNQIKSTAFLKYLLENVPKHNYKLINSVYLMIKPAAIENKVAVIWDQTPKQRSNRSSSLHISRASKHTKDPAVLKRLSALANNLLVPSTNSQNFKLSMNSTDLSPLTVKNSQLRKKKLLEVFSWVNMKLNSRWIKGNKYSAKMFSSQSLALYPVESTKVYALEPSNRIPLAFSTPKFPLSFNIKMGSSPMSSALGITSMHSITNRMALGEPEALQPAKWTFSFLLSQSSLGESPVHEGPCVPAESCIASASLHAAKNSRRYAVAKKNSGCSAFGLQTVLALSSPGCYRVWTRERNLTSQIPAIQRLTVLQFAQGLKGLKCSSSVSVDLFSSLPYLLGRALSIWSQHGPSTCPSEFTPLHSNRCKWQPVTTETTSLGLGNSSAMLPHVPDWVVDIPKPVYDKLRLEPYFSASLPTSCSIPEPEHSPLGHLTPEFQIHPLDDVSVPSLPSSGTQLEKAKLEKRPKKVSQIRIRKTIPKPDPNLTPMGLPRPKR; encoded by the exons ATGGCTAAGGTTGAGGTTTCAGAAACCAGCACCTTATTGTCTCACAAGCCTGTAAATGTTATGGACAATGCTACCTCAGAAGAACATCTGCAAAAAGTGAACAAACATCAAGCGCTGACAGCCTGTACAGTCTTATCAGCAACTTTAGGGGCCTGCGTCCTTTCTGGCTCAGAGGGTGTAGGAGAAACATTGTTCAGTTATCATAAGGCTGCTAACACAACCCTTAACAACAGTCTGCCTTTCCAGCCAGATGAAAAGAACTTTCACAATAATATATCTGTTCCAGTATCGGAAAGCTTGGTTGCTACTGATGATCAGCTATCAGATATGAGTTTGGAAGCCTCCAGTCTTCACTTTAAAAGTTGTTTGGAATTTGGAAGTGTGCTTTGGGAAGAGAATCTGAACATCTCTGAAGTTATCTGTGAAATGCAGGAGAGTTGCCCTGTTGGCAAGGAGGACAGCTTGAAAAGCAAAACTAGTACCAAAACAACTGAACTTCTGGAAGAATGGGCTCCTGACATAAATATGAAGAAGGCTGCATCACCAGTCTGGAGCAGTGAAGATCTGTCCAGTGATGATGAACAAGAAATGGCCATTTGTATGGATCATTCCTATAGTAGTATTTATAAGGAAAGTTCTGAATGTCAGGCATCTGAAGAACATTTAGAAAATGACATAACACCAGTCCTTTCAGAAACTGACAGCACACAAAAAGAGGCAGATCAGCTATGTGCCTTTCTCAATGATGTATGTATGTCCACTAAGGTGGAAGAAAACAGCCTTTTTTTGGTGGAAGCTAGCAACATCATCTGCAAGCAAGAAACTTCTAGTAACTTACAGGACATTTCCATTGAAAGCATTAATTCAGTACCCATCTGCCATGACTCCTTGggtgatgacactaaattatgcCGAGAAGGTTTACCAAAAATAGAATCCAATAGTGATACAAGGAAAGGAATCTTGAATTGTGCTTTAGCTACACATCTGCACATTGCCAATGCTACTTCCACAGTAGACACTGACCTAATTATTGATGAAGAAAATCATGAAAGAAGCCAAATCTCTAGTGAGCATTCATGTACTCAGCAAGCTAATGTGACTTTAAGCAGCACTGAGCTCCTAGATAACCTGCCTGGAGAAGGATTCCCTGGGCTCTGTGCAAAATTACTGTCAGGAAGCACTGACTGCTTACTTCATCACAGGAGGAAGTTGGCTTCAGCAAATCAAAAATGTGGTAGTTGCATCTTGACAAGTGTGCCAGGTATGCTGAATGATGCAGAAAAAAGAGCAACTGATGTAGCAGCCAGAACAAATACTGAAGAAGTTGACAGATTGGAAATGAGCTGTGCTTCTATTCCTATCAGGACAGCTGGCCTTCTTGAAGAGTATGATGTTAAGGGATGTGACTCTCCTTCTAATGAAAATAGCTGGGTTCACTTGGATGGAACAGATGGCAGCTTGGATTCCGTTTGCTCTATGGGGGTGTCTAGCGCTGGTCTCCCTCAGGCTGACACTTTAAAGCTCAGTGCAGAAGTTGAGAATCAGAGGGCTGAAGATGGTGATGAGGATGGTGGCAGTGGTATAAATGCCGAAGAAATTTTGAATATTGACACCAGCGTTTACCCTCCACATACAAACATAGAACAAGAACTGATTAAGGCTTCGCTGGACATGAAGGACAGCGTGGAAATGATGGAAAATTTCAAAGGGTGTGAATACTGTCTTGGAAATAACATGACTGAAAAATCAACAGGTGGCAGAGGTTTGGATAAAATTGTCTGTCCCCTTAAATTTCACAGCTTTACAAAAGGAGAGAGCCAGGAAGAACTAGAGAAATACCAAACTCACCCTTCCTCCTTTTCAGATGTTTCCAGTCTGAAGATGGACCTGATCTCCAATCACCCATATTGCACAAAGCAGCAGGACcatcccatcctggagaaaaatcCAGGTCTGCATCGGATGAGAGTTCAGGCCCTTGTGTGTCAGGATTATCATGTTAATAACCTAGATTCTTTTAATCAGAAAAATGTAACACCCCAAGAAATGAGAGTTCTAGCATGCCAGCAGTATGTTTTTGTTAACTCCAAAAAGCAAATGGAAGATAGTACAGTTCAGACTGTGAACCATTCACTTGAAGAGACTCAAAGGTCTGTCATCTGTAGTCAAGATGAGTCAGTATATCCAAAGACAGACCAAAATTTAACTCCACAAACTCATCCAGTGCTCTTAATAAAAAATGGTGTTCAAGAGACATTTCAGTCAAGCATGAGAGGCAATAGGCTGTGCTATAAAAAACCATCAAAGTTAATCAATAATCCATTGAAAGAAGGGTTAATAGAATTAAACCATACTGGAATGTTTTTAGAACGTTTAGGACATGCTTTTGAGCGACTGAAGTCAAGTAGATTCGTTCATCAgcgaggtcatcagaaagcaactGAATTCTGTTCTGCCTTGCGATCAGTCAGGAGGAGATCTTTTCAAATGCGAAATAAATACTTCCTAAAGTTTAGAAGTAAACCTAGGTTACTTCCTAATCACATTTCTTTTCTTCTGAACTCACTGATGTTTACAACAGCTGCTGGTCAGAGAACTATGGAGGGTGTGTGTTCAAAATTGTTCAAGGACAGTTTTATATGTATATCTTTTGGAGTGCAGCCTATTCAGAATTTAGCAGCCTGTTTGCCTGGAAAAGATAAACCACCTACTTCACTTTTTCTGAATGTTTTTGACtcttctgcagcagcagcatcattGGAAAGAAAAGCAGATGATCACATATTTTCAGAAGATGGCAAATCATGCTGTTCTCTCAGAGGGGTTGTATATGTGGGCTCTCCTCCTGGAAGCAAAGGGATACTTGTAAGCACAGTTCACAGCATGCCAGATGTTGAAGTAATGGATGAAATTTTATCTATAACATCCTGTGGTCCTGAACCCTCAAAGAAAAGCAGACCGTCCTCTGACAATAACCAGAGACAGCATAGTCTAATAAATGAGAAAACTAAGATACCAAttcatttgcacagtaaaggttctttcagagctcttttGGACTTACTTCTTGTTGGGAAAGAGGAAATCATAATTCCATTCAAGTCTGCAATACACACAAGGTCTCCTTTTTTCCACCCACTTGAATGCATTTCAGAGCTTAGTTTGAATGAAGGACACACATATGCCAAAGATCCCTCCAAACCAGCAGTTGTCAAACAGCATGTTTTGCAGCCTAAAGATGTATTTCCTTCAATGACACCAAGAATCCTTTGCAGCAACGTGCCTTGTCCTTCTTTAAGCGACAGTCTGTTTAAAGCCTTGGCCAAATGGTTCAGTATTACACAGAGAAATTTGCAGAGCACAGAGATATTGGCAAGAGTCCAAAGGAAGCCCTTAGATTATTTGGTCAATATAGGCATAGAGACTCCTATTAACAAAGTAACTTCTGAAACAGGAAACTTTCCAACATTTATGAAGAGAACTGTGCAAGAGGAGATGGAGCGAAGTTCAGCTGAATACACTATTTTCTCTGATGCAGTTAGTCAGCAGTGGGGGGCAAAATATAGGAGGGAGGCAGAGAACCTCTTCAGGCAAAGATCTATTGGAATGGAGTATCCTATAGCCAGCTCTTGTAATAAGGGAGTAGCATTGAGTGCTGGGAAACCTGAAGATCCTACATGGACTCTGATGGTGGAGAATATTGTTGAATATAGTGAGAAGAAACATGCTTGTTGCACTTTAAGGGACTTGAAAAGGCCAAAGAGATTCAGAGATTTAATTGGGTTGGAATATGTGAAGGCCAAGGACTCTGAGGCCAGGAGCCTTAGTTTCAGGAACTATAGTCAGCAATCAGCCAATATCAGTATTCCTGTTGCTCCAATCTTTTGTACGTTGCCACAAGCTTTCAGCTTTTGGCATGGCAGAAACCAAGTAACCTTTGAAAGTGCACATAAAGTAAGGCAATCTCTTCCATTAAGCAGACGATCAGGGAGCATATGTAAGAAGGATCGCATGCAAGGCCATTTCAAGGTTAGAAGAAAAAGGAACCAAATTAAAAGTACTGCTTTCCTAAAGTATCTTTTAGAAAATGTCCCTAAGCATAATTATAAGCTTATCAACTCTGTATATTTAATGATTAAACCAGCTGCCATAGAAAACAAAGTAGCTGTGATATGGGACCAAACACCAAAGCAAAGATCCAACCGAAGCAGTTCACTACACATTTCCAGAGCTAGCAAACATACCAAAGACCCAGCTGTCTTGAAGAGGCTATCTGCTTTAGCCAATAATTTGCTGGTCCCTTCAACAAACTCTCAGAATTTCAAACTGTCAATGAATTCCACAGATCTTTCCCCTTTAACTGTAAAGAACAGCCAACTCAGAAAAAAGAAACTACTGGAAGTTTTTTCCTGGGTTAACATGAAGTTAAATTCTCGGTGGATTAAGGGCAACAAGTACTCTGCTAAGATGTTCAGCTCTCAGTCTTTGGCACTTTATCCTGTAGAATCAACAAAAGTGTATGCCTTGGAACCAAGCAACAGAATTCCCCTAGCATTCAGTACTCCCAAATTCCCGCTTTCTTTTAATATAAAAATGGGTTCCAGTCCTATGAGCAGTGCCCTAGGGATTACATCCATGCACAGTATCACTAATAGGATGGCTTTGGGAGAGCCAGAAGCTTTGCAGCCTGCAAAATGGACTTTCTCTTTCCTACTGTCTCAAAGCAGCCTGGGTGAATCCCCAGTCCATGAAGGTCCCTGTGTTCCTGCTGAGTCCTGCATTGCATCAGCATCTCTACATGCAGCAAAGAATAGCAGAAGATATGCTGTAGCTAAGAAGAATTCAGGCTGCTCTGCATTTGGCCTGCAGACGGTACTAGCATTGTCTTCCCCTGGATGTTATAGGGTCTGGACAAGAGAAAGAAATCTAACCAGTCAAATCCCAGCTATCCAGAGGCTGACTGTGCTACAATTTGCCCAGGGCTTGAAAGGGTTAAAATGTTCCTCTTCTGTATCAGTTGACCTCTTCTCTTCCTTGCCCTATTTGCTGGGTAGGGCACTGTCCATATGGAGCCAGCATGGTCCTTCCACCTGTCCCTCCGAATTCACTCCTCTCCATTCCAATCGCTGCAAGTGGCAGCCTGTCACTACCGAAACCACAAGTCTGGGCCTCGGGAACAG CTCTGCCATGTTGCCTCATGTGCCTGACTGGGTTGTTGACATTCCCAAGCCTGTATATGATAAGTTGAG GTTGGAACCATACTTCTCTGCATCGTTACCAACGTCTTGCTCGATTCCAGAACCTGAGCACTCTCCTCTTGGACATTTGACACCTGAATTTCAGATCCACCCTTTAGATGATGTTTCTGTCCCTTCGTTACCCTCAAGTGGTACTCAGTTGGAAAAA